In Quercus robur chromosome 10, dhQueRobu3.1, whole genome shotgun sequence, a genomic segment contains:
- the LOC126701658 gene encoding phosphoenolpyruvate/phosphate translocator 1, chloroplastic-like, whose translation MQSASFTLASPAPSLSLLKPRRQPPSLSFNPRFDPIRASSSSSNLNNDSFNVNLSTRRSWSLSSSSSSSPIKLRPWNAPPPSYSDAETNRFEVKATSVPEAAGEKPESSSLFKTLELGALFGLWYLFNIYFNIYNKQVLKVYPYPVTVTAIQFAVGTVIVFLMWGLNLYKKPKVSGSQLAVILPLAVVHTLGNVFTNMSLGKVAVSFTHTIKAMEPFFSVVLSAMFLGELPTFWVVASLVPIAGGVALASVTEASFNWAGFWSAMASNLSNQSRNVLSKKVMVKSEESLDNITLFSIITVMSFILLAPVALFMEGVKFTPTFLQSAGLNVNQVYTRSFLAALCFHAYQQVSYMILQRVSPVTHSVGNCVKRVVVIVSSVLFFKTPVSPINTLGTGVALSGVFLYSQVKRLKPKKA comes from the exons ATGCAGAGCGCGTCGTTCACACTCGCGTCTCCTGCGCCATCGCTCTCTCTCCTAAAGCCACGGAGGCAGCCTCCGAGCTTGAGCTTCAACCCTAGATTCGATCCCATTCgcgcttcttcttcgtcttcgaacCTCAACAACGATTCTTTCAATGTGAATCTCTCTACTCGCCGATCCTggtctctctcttcttcctcgtcTTCGTCGCCGATCAAACTTAGGCCTTGGAATGCGCCGCCGCCGAGTTATTCCGATGCGGAAACGAACCGTTTCGAGGTTAAGGCGACTTCGGTGCCCGAAGCCGCCGGGGAGAAACCCGAATCGAGtagcttgttcaagaccttggagctCGGTGCCTTGTTTGGCCTCTGGTACCTCTTCAATATCTACTTCAACATCTACAACAAGCAG GTTTTGAAGGTGTACCCATACCCAGTAACTGTCACTGCGATTCAGTTTGCTGTTGGGAcagtaattgtttttttaatgtggGGTCTTAATCTCTACAAAAAGCCAAAAGTTAGCGGTTCACAG CTTGCAGTAATATTGCCACTGGCAGTAGTGCATACTTTAGGGAATGTTTTCACGAATATGAGTCTTGGAAAAGTTGCAGTGTCATTCACTCACACGATCAAGGCTATGGAGCCCTTCTTCTCTGTTGTCCTATCTGCTATGTTTTTGGGGGAG TTGCCCACTTTTTGGGTGGTTGCTTCCCTTGTACCTATTGCCGGAGGAGTGGCACTTGCATCAGTCACCGAGGCCTCTTTCAACTG GGCTGGATTCTGGAGTGCTATGGCGTCCAATTTGTCAAACCAATCTCGTAATGTCCTTAGCAAAAAGGTCATGGTTAAATCAGAG GAATCTTTGGACAACATCACTCTCTTCTCCATAATAACAGTTATGTCCTTTATCTTGTTAGCCCCTGTGGCTCTCTTCATGGAAGGTGTCAAGTTTACTCCTACATTCCTGCAATCAGCT GGGTTAAATGTTAATCAAGTATACACCAGGTCTTTTCTAGCTGCACTCTGCTTCCATGCATATCAGCAG GTTTCCTACATGATATTGCAGAGGGTATCTCCCGTTACCCACTCTGTAGGCAATTGTGTGAAGCGGGTGGTGGTCATTGTTAGCTCTGTCCTCTTCTTCAAAACTCCTGTCTCGCCAATCAACACTCTTG GCACTGGAGTTGCTCTTTCTGGAGTCTTCTTGTATTCACAGGTGAAGCGCCTTAAGCCAAAGAAAGCTTGA